A DNA window from Arachis duranensis cultivar V14167 chromosome 3, aradu.V14167.gnm2.J7QH, whole genome shotgun sequence contains the following coding sequences:
- the LOC107477751 gene encoding protein FAR1-RELATED SEQUENCE 5, with product MESDGMEHLVDDKSDGMEHLVDDDKGDGVEHVVHDKSDTMEHADDDDSDDSSSDSGDDDLQEDQGKGNDVSHMEEATMFKNKAELSKEEVLKMVFDTHEKAYDFYVSYAKCVGFSVRKGDVARDDDGKLIRRRFVCNRQGLRDKKHYMRIDRKRDQKPETRTNCHAMLSIYLDNHTSTWRVRTFEKGHNHELAPAGFDYIVPNTRRLTTAKKAQSDGIRIHGFLTFQIMGFMVGQARAFAGVEFSKDLYSYIDKQRCPKIVDGDALAAISYLQGKADSDPTLFARYTTTDDDQLGNLFWADGLSQVDYEYFGDVVGLDTKYKESMYHRRLVIFSGTNHHRQTCIFACALLGDERADTYKWALENFLDAMEKKHPSAVVTDDNEAMREAIQVVFPNATHRLCAWHLQKGAAYNIRDTEFVEAFKKSIYTNFDPDEFEEYWRNMIQKFEVYDSMWVEETYKKKEMWATTYLRDKFCSGLRASSRCEGLNPLMKKYIKARHNILELVQHFELALKEFRNNELVAEFNSMYNEPVLTTALESIERKAAKVFTREIFKEVQKELEGAALLFVVGCENLSTTATFKLSKYGKPGWEYKVTYDRESQKFECQCCLWSTHGIPCSHIFCVMIYEHIAELPEKMILKRWTQAAKSFNELPDEEDEVNDKKFLFRYGALCAASNWMSFLAARKLHNFLETKDEIYKITAKLEHKGCMVDTRSFSIPKNTMDDTTKGASLTYKNGKKRRRCKACNKMGHSKSSCPRVKDRRSRGDDLSSSSMSDNPRNAGHATNSAVDPPNTGPATHNTLDDPPNAGPATNNEVGQPPTDSSTAMTQSLAVNHAAAASRFGVWGPQFLLPGPGQPCFAANIGHQYYLANQGARYYPLAPAQQQFLRPQGLVQRFVPQGVLPQQYVGGPNPQFQGLAQQKRGKGRARR from the exons ATGGAAAGTGATGGTATGGAGCATCTCGTTGATGACAAAAGTGATGGTATGGAGCATCTTGTTGATGATGACAAAGGTGATGGTGTGGAGCATGTTGTTCATGATAAAAGTGATACTATGGAGCATGCGGATGATGATGATAGTGATGATTCTAGTAGTGACAGCGGTGATGATGATTTACAAGAGGATCAAGGTAAAGGAAATGATGTAAGTCACATGGAAGAGGCTACCATGTTTAAGAATAAAGCCGAACTGAGTAAAGaggaagttttgaaaatggTGTTCGATACTCATGAAAAGGCCTATGATTTTTATGTGAGTTATGCTAAGTGTGTTGGATTTAGTGTCCGGAAAGGAGATGTGGCTCGTGATGATGATGGCAAGTTGATAAGACGAAGATTTGTATGCAACAGGCAAGGCTTGAGAGACAAAAAACATTACATGAGAATTGATAGAAAAAGGGATCAGAAACCGGAGACTAGGACGAATTGTCATGCAATGTTGAGTATTTACCTTGACAACCACACTTCAACTTGGAGAGTGAGAACCTTTGAAAAAGGCCACAACCATGAGCTAGCACCTGCTGGATTTGATTACATCGTGCCAAATACTCGTCGGTTAACAACGGCAAAAAAGGCACAAAGTGATGGTATCCGCATACATGGATTCCTAACATTTCAAATAATGGGTTTTATGGTTGGTCAAGCTAGGGCTTTTGCTGGAGTTGAATTCTCAAAGGACTTGTACAGTTACATTGATAAACAAAGATGTCCTAAGATAGTTGATGGTGATGCACTTGCAGCTATTAGCTACTTGCAGGGTAAGGCAGATTCTGATCCAACTTTGTTTGCTAGGTACACCACTACAGATGATGATCAATTGGGAAATTTGTTTTGGGCTGATGGCTTAAGTCAAGTTGACTATGAGTACTTTGGGGATGTGGTTGGACTTGATACAAAATACAAAGAAAGCATGTACCACAGACGCTTAGTTATCTTTTCTGGTACTAATCATCATCGACAAACTTGTATTTTTGCATGTGCCTTACTAGGTGATGAGCGAGCTGACACATATAAATGGGCATTGGAGAATTTCTTAGATGCAATGGAAAAGAAGCACCCAAGTGCAGTGGTAACTGATGATAATGAGGCCATGAGAGAGGCAATTCAGGTGGTGTTCCCAAATGCTACCCATAGGTTATGTGCTTGGCATCTTCAAAAAGGTGCAGCGTACAACATTAGGGATACTGAATTTGTTGAGGCTTTCAAGAAATCTATTTATACCAACTTTGATCCTGATGAGTTTGAGGAGTATTGGCGTAACATGATACAAAAGTTTGAGGTATACGATAGTATGTGGGTAGAGGAGACATATAAGAAGAAGGAAATGTGGGCCACTACTTACCTTCGTGATAAGTTCTGTTCTGGACTAAGAGCATCATCACGATGTGAGGGTTTAAACCCATTGATGAAGAAATATATCAAGGCAAGGCACAATATACTCGAATTGGTACAACACTTTGAGCTTGCATTGAAGGAATTTAGGAACAATGAATTGGTAGCAGAGTTCAATTCCATGTACAATGAGCCTGTTTTGACAACTGCATTAGAATCAATTGAGCGCAAGGCTGCTAAAGTGTTTACGAGGGAAATTTTCAAAGAAGTGCAAAAAGAGTTAGAAGGGGCTGCTTTACTATTTGTTGTTGGATGTGAAAACCTTTCAACGACTGCCACGTTTAAATTGAGTAAGTATGGCAAGCCTGGTTGGGAATACAAGGTGACATATGACAGAGAATCACAGAAATTTGAATGCCAGTGTTGCCTTTGGAGTACCCATGGCATTCCCTGTAGTCACATATTTTGTGTTATGATTTATGAACATATTGCAGAATTACCCGAAAAGATGATTCTTAAAAGATGGACTCAAGCTGCAAAGTCTTTTAATGAGCTTCCGGATGAAGAAGATGAGGTGAATGATAAAAAGTTCTTGTTTCGTTATGGTGCATTATGTGCTGCAAGTAATTGGATGTCATTTCTGGCAGCAAGAAAATTGCATAATTTTCTTGAAACAAAAGatgaaatttataaaatcacgGCTAAGCTAGAGCATAAAGGCTGTATGGTGGATACCAGATCATTTTCTATTCCCAAGAATACCATGGATGACACGACCAAGGGTGCATCACTAACTTATAAGAATGGTAAGAAGCGGAGGCGTTGCAAAGCTTGTAACAAGATGGGTCATTCAAAGTCTAGTTGTCCAAGGGTCAAGGACAGAAGGTCTCGAGGAGATGATCTCAGTTCGTCTTCAATGTCAGATAATCCTCGAAATGCGGGTCATGCCACAAATAGCGCAGTGGATCCTCCAAATACTGGTCCTGCAACACATAACACTCTGGATGATCCTCCAAATGCAGGTCCTGCAACAAATAACGAG GTAGGGCAGCCTCCAACAGACTCATCGACCGCCATGACACAATCGCTAGCTGTGAATCATGCAGCTGCAGCCTCTCGATTCGGGGTATGGGGACCCCAATTTCTTCTTCCTGGTCCTGGTCAACCTTGTTTTGCCGCAAATATAGGTCACCAATACTATCTTGCAAATCAAGGTGCTAGATATTATCCCCTTGCTCCAGCCCAACAGCAATTTCTTAGACCTCAAGGTTTAGTGCAGCGGTTTGTTCCTCAAGGTGTATTACCCCAGCAATATGTCGGAGGTCCGAATCCTCAATTCCAAGGCTTAGCACAGCAAAAGCGTGGCAAAGGTCGTGCTCGTCGATGA